Below is a genomic region from Pseudomonas extremaustralis.
TCCGTGAAGACGCGTCGATCAACCTCGAAGCCGTGGACCAACTCAACCGGCGCTTCCCCGGCCTCGACTTGATCCTGGTGGAGTCCGGTGGCGATAACCTGTCGGCCACCTTCAGCCCGGAGCTATCGGACCTGACCATCTACGTGATCGATGTATCCGCCGGCGATAAACTGCCGCGCAAGGGCGGCCCGGGCATCTGCAAATCCGACTTGCTGGTGATCAACAAGATTGACCTGGCGCCCATGGTGGGCGCGTCGCTGGAGCTGATGAACAGCGACACCCAGCGCATGCGCAACGGTAAGCCCTTTGTA
It encodes:
- the ureG gene encoding urease accessory protein UreG, which gives rise to MNTQPLRVGIGGPVGSGKTALTLALCLALRDRYNLAVVTNDIYTREDADFLVRNQALAPERIIGVETGGCPHTAIREDASINLEAVDQLNRRFPGLDLILVESGGDNLSATFSPELSDLTIYVIDVSAGDKLPRKGGPGICKSDLLVINKIDLAPMVGASLELMNSDTQRMRNGKPFVFSNQKTGVGLDEIVAFIERQGLLTAA